In the genome of Pseudomonas sp. HS6, one region contains:
- a CDS encoding Zn-dependent hydrolase: MLKINGERLWASLMAMAEIGATARGGSCRLALSDEDKAGRELFAHWCREAGMALSVDAIGNLFARRAGTDPDAAPVMMGSHLDTQPEGGRFDGVYGVLAGLEVVRCLNDLNIQTRKPLEVAVWTNEEGARFTPAMFGSAVFTGIMDLDAALAVRDADGISVAEALQRTGYAGNRPLGGAVDAYFEAHIEQGPILEDNAKSIGVVTGGQAIRWLDVRVEGMAAHAGTTPMPLRKDALYGVARMIQAIEGLATDFAPEGLTTVGELSINKSSRNTIPGLVNFTVDLRHHRDNAIAAMEQQVRARLQAIADGRGLNLTITPHWISPATPFDSECVAAVQEAVDALGYAQQSIVSGAGHDAIHLARYCPTAMVFIPCVGGLSHNEAEDVLPEDVKQGTDVLLNAVLARAGRIEQGV, from the coding sequence ATGTTGAAAATCAATGGCGAACGCCTGTGGGCGAGCTTGATGGCCATGGCCGAAATCGGCGCTACCGCTCGTGGCGGCAGCTGCCGCCTGGCGTTGAGCGACGAAGACAAGGCCGGTCGTGAACTGTTTGCCCACTGGTGCCGCGAAGCCGGTATGGCCCTGAGTGTGGACGCCATCGGTAACCTGTTCGCCCGCCGTGCCGGCACTGATCCGGACGCCGCGCCGGTGATGATGGGCAGCCACCTCGATACCCAGCCCGAGGGCGGGCGTTTCGATGGCGTCTACGGCGTGCTCGCCGGGCTGGAAGTGGTGCGTTGCCTCAACGACCTGAACATCCAGACCCGTAAACCGCTGGAAGTGGCAGTGTGGACTAACGAAGAAGGTGCGCGCTTCACGCCGGCCATGTTTGGCTCGGCGGTGTTCACCGGGATCATGGATCTGGACGCTGCGCTGGCCGTGCGTGATGCCGATGGCATCAGCGTTGCCGAGGCCTTGCAGCGTACCGGTTACGCCGGTAATCGCCCGTTGGGCGGCGCGGTGGATGCCTATTTTGAAGCGCACATCGAGCAGGGCCCGATCCTTGAAGACAACGCCAAGAGTATCGGCGTGGTCACGGGCGGTCAGGCGATCCGCTGGCTCGATGTGCGTGTGGAAGGCATGGCCGCCCATGCCGGCACCACGCCGATGCCGCTGCGCAAAGACGCGCTGTACGGCGTGGCACGGATGATTCAGGCAATCGAAGGTCTGGCCACGGATTTTGCGCCGGAAGGCCTGACCACGGTCGGCGAGTTGAGTATCAACAAGTCCTCGCGCAACACCATTCCGGGTCTGGTGAATTTCACGGTTGATCTGCGTCATCACCGCGACAACGCCATCGCCGCCATGGAACAACAAGTTCGTGCCCGGTTGCAGGCGATTGCCGATGGTCGTGGTCTGAACCTGACGATCACCCCGCACTGGATCAGCCCGGCCACGCCGTTCGACTCCGAGTGCGTGGCGGCGGTGCAAGAGGCGGTGGATGCGCTGGGCTACGCTCAGCAGTCGATTGTCAGCGGCGCCGGGCATGACGCGATTCATCTCGCTCGCTACTGCCCGACAGCGATGGTGTTCATCCCGTGCGTCGGCGGCCTGAGCCACAACGAAGCCGAAGACGTGCTGCCCGAGGATGTGAAACAGGGCACCGATGTATTGCTCAACGCCGTGCTGGCCCGCGCCGGTCGAATCGAACAGGGAGTCTGA
- a CDS encoding MFS transporter has translation MKPHASNQPRRAAAAAFIGTMIEWYDFYIYATAAALVFGALFFPSDDPLFSTMAAFGTFAVGFFARPLGGIIFGHIGDRIGRKKSLIITLLMMGVVTVCIGLLPTYAQIGATAPVLLILLRIVQGIAVGGEWGGAVLMAGEHAPKGRRNFFASFAQLGSPAGLILSLLAFSAVTRLPEEDLMSWGWRLPFLASALLLLVGLAIRLGVNESPEFLASREQASKQIKKEQAPVMEVLRTAWRPLLLCIGANTLGIAGVYFTNTFMIAYTTQQLALPRSLILECLFFVALIQFCIQPLAAWTAEKIGATRFLCLVSLLAMASPYPMFVLVSSAQAPLIILGIALAVVCMASFYAVIAGYVSGMFETRVRYTAISLAYQICGAVAGGLTPLIGTMLAHKFTGQWWPMAVFYSLIAGVSLVCVLSLARRHASAHRAEMARA, from the coding sequence ATGAAGCCCCACGCTTCGAACCAGCCGCGCCGTGCGGCCGCCGCTGCCTTCATCGGCACCATGATCGAGTGGTACGACTTTTACATCTACGCTACCGCCGCTGCGCTGGTGTTCGGCGCGTTGTTCTTTCCTTCCGACGATCCGCTGTTCAGCACCATGGCCGCGTTCGGCACCTTCGCCGTGGGCTTCTTTGCCCGGCCGTTGGGCGGGATCATTTTCGGTCATATCGGCGACCGCATCGGCCGCAAGAAATCCCTGATCATCACGCTGCTGATGATGGGCGTGGTCACGGTGTGCATCGGCCTTTTGCCGACCTATGCGCAGATCGGTGCGACGGCTCCGGTACTACTGATTCTGCTGCGCATCGTCCAGGGCATCGCGGTCGGTGGCGAATGGGGCGGGGCGGTGTTGATGGCTGGCGAGCATGCGCCGAAGGGCCGGCGCAATTTCTTCGCCTCGTTCGCGCAACTGGGAAGCCCGGCGGGTTTGATTCTGTCGCTGCTGGCCTTCAGTGCCGTGACCCGTTTGCCGGAAGAAGACCTGATGAGCTGGGGCTGGCGTCTGCCGTTCCTCGCCAGTGCGCTGTTGCTGCTGGTGGGCCTGGCGATTCGTCTGGGCGTGAATGAATCGCCGGAATTCCTCGCCAGCCGTGAGCAGGCCAGCAAGCAAATCAAGAAAGAACAGGCGCCGGTGATGGAAGTCCTGCGCACCGCATGGCGCCCACTGCTGCTGTGCATCGGCGCCAACACGCTGGGCATCGCCGGGGTGTATTTCACCAACACCTTCATGATCGCCTACACCACTCAGCAACTGGCGCTGCCGCGTTCGCTGATTCTCGAATGCCTGTTCTTCGTTGCGCTCATCCAGTTCTGTATTCAGCCGCTGGCCGCGTGGACGGCGGAGAAGATCGGCGCGACGCGTTTCCTGTGCCTGGTGTCGCTGCTGGCGATGGCCTCGCCGTATCCGATGTTCGTACTGGTCAGCTCGGCCCAGGCGCCGCTGATCATCCTCGGCATCGCGTTGGCGGTGGTGTGCATGGCCTCGTTCTACGCGGTGATTGCCGGTTACGTCAGCGGCATGTTCGAGACTCGCGTGCGCTACACCGCGATCTCACTGGCCTATCAGATTTGCGGCGCGGTGGCCGGTGGGCTGACACCGCTGATCGGCACGATGCTGGCGCACAAGTTCACCGGACAGTGGTGGCCGATGGCGGTGTTCTACAGCCTGATCGCCGGCGTTTCGCTGGTCTGCGTGCTGTCCCTCGCTCGTCGTCACGCCAGCGCCCATCGCGCGGAAATGGCCCGTGCCTAA
- a CDS encoding LysR family transcriptional regulator, producing MAERDVQRLLNDRLDWNLLRTFRVIGQELSISRAAARLHLTQPAVSQALKRLEEQLGRQLIARRGPRFALTEVGEQIFELAGEIYGQMSQVSSLLEQPADEVIGKVRLLIISRIFSDRFDDFLADFHRQYPRVDLEVDVMRSSDIVSALQEKTATLGLSLNRRPQPRLEQRLFLRQRYAFFCGKHHALFGRQDIGECDLQRENFVSFTSDQIGGMLSPLTIFRDQQGFSGRIVASSPSLEEVRRLVIAGFGIGCLPEHVVAADVEARLLWRLPPHEGIADVDIHLLWNREQRMSRAETLFIERLQACLADQ from the coding sequence ATGGCCGAACGCGATGTGCAACGCCTGCTCAACGACCGCCTCGACTGGAACCTGCTGCGCACCTTCCGGGTGATCGGCCAGGAGCTGAGCATCAGCCGTGCCGCTGCGCGTCTGCACCTGACCCAACCGGCGGTGAGCCAGGCGCTCAAGCGTCTTGAGGAGCAACTGGGTCGCCAGTTGATCGCTCGACGCGGCCCGCGATTTGCCCTCACCGAAGTCGGCGAGCAGATTTTCGAGCTGGCCGGCGAGATCTACGGGCAGATGTCCCAGGTCAGCAGCCTGCTGGAGCAACCGGCCGATGAAGTGATCGGCAAGGTGCGGCTGCTGATCATCAGCCGGATCTTTTCCGATCGCTTTGATGACTTCCTTGCAGACTTCCATCGGCAGTATCCACGGGTGGATCTGGAGGTCGATGTGATGCGCAGTTCGGACATCGTCAGCGCACTTCAGGAGAAAACCGCGACCCTCGGTCTGAGCCTCAATCGCCGCCCGCAACCGCGTCTGGAACAGCGTCTTTTTCTGCGTCAGCGCTATGCGTTTTTCTGTGGCAAGCACCATGCGTTGTTCGGTCGACAGGACATCGGTGAATGTGATTTGCAACGAGAGAATTTCGTCAGTTTCACCAGCGACCAGATTGGCGGGATGCTCTCGCCGTTGACGATTTTTCGCGATCAGCAAGGCTTCAGCGGACGCATCGTTGCGTCATCGCCGAGCCTGGAAGAAGTGCGGAGACTGGTGATCGCCGGGTTCGGTATCGGTTGTTTGCCGGAGCACGTGGTGGCGGCGGACGTCGAGGCCCGATTGCTCTGGCGCCTGCCACCTCACGAGGGGATTGCCGATGTCGATATTCACCTGCTGTGGAACCGCGAGCAGCGCATGAGCCGAGCTGAAACGCTGTTCATCGAACGCTTGCAGGCCTGCCTGGCGGATCAGTAA
- a CDS encoding glyoxylate/hydroxypyruvate reductase A, translating to MNTVALMSRDTLLLKQLQQAFARRAPQLSAVLADDPRAANAQIAACWFPLPDSLAALPNLQVIHSVAAGIDHLEHDPSCPDLPVCRVVDPGHRQGMTEYVRWAVIHYHRGFDQVLEQQRQQHWERPLQRPAHEFRIGVMGLGSLGSAIAQDLANAGYDVRGWARSKKDLPGVQTFTGTDAFNPFLDGVELLINLLPLTQETCGILNRQTFERLANGAALVNVGRGGHLNIEDLQQALARGKLRGALLDVFEQEPLPADHPLWKTPGVTITPHMASAASHDCIAEQIAENFRRLNAGEPLLNSADRLLGY from the coding sequence ATGAACACCGTTGCACTGATGTCACGCGACACGCTGTTGCTCAAACAATTGCAGCAAGCCTTTGCCCGCCGCGCGCCGCAGCTCTCGGCAGTGCTGGCCGATGATCCCCGGGCGGCGAATGCGCAGATCGCAGCGTGCTGGTTTCCGTTGCCGGACAGCCTCGCCGCGTTGCCCAATCTGCAAGTGATTCACTCGGTGGCCGCCGGCATCGATCATTTGGAACACGATCCGTCGTGCCCGGATCTGCCGGTGTGTCGGGTGGTCGATCCCGGTCATCGCCAAGGCATGACCGAGTACGTACGCTGGGCAGTGATTCACTATCATCGCGGCTTCGATCAAGTGCTTGAGCAACAGCGCCAACAGCATTGGGAACGACCGCTGCAACGGCCAGCCCATGAGTTCCGGATCGGTGTGATGGGGCTCGGTTCACTCGGCAGCGCGATTGCCCAGGACCTGGCCAACGCCGGTTACGACGTGCGGGGGTGGGCGCGCAGCAAAAAGGATTTACCGGGCGTGCAGACCTTCACCGGCACCGACGCCTTCAATCCGTTCCTCGACGGCGTGGAATTGCTGATCAATCTGTTGCCGCTTACCCAGGAGACATGCGGCATCCTCAATCGCCAGACCTTCGAACGACTGGCCAACGGCGCGGCACTGGTCAACGTCGGGCGCGGCGGGCATCTGAACATCGAGGATCTGCAACAGGCGCTGGCCCGTGGAAAACTGCGCGGTGCATTGCTCGATGTCTTCGAACAGGAGCCGCTGCCCGCCGATCATCCGCTGTGGAAAACCCCGGGCGTGACCATCACCCCGCACATGGCTTCGGCGGCCTCCCACGACTGCATTGCCGAGCAGATCGCCGAGAATTTCCGCCGCCTGAATGCCGGCGAACCATTGCTCAACAGCGCGGATCGGCTGCTCGGTTACTGA
- a CDS encoding class II aldolase/adducin family protein — MSKPTHIDPIEWQSRCELAALYRLIAHFRMTDLIDTHITLRIPGPEHHFLINRYGVIFDRMRASDLVRIDQDGRIVDPEYAGHRVNAAGFVIHSAIHMARPELNCVIHTHTAAGMAVAAQKQGLLPISQHALKFYGKLAYHTYEGIALSLDERERLIADLGPHRAMILRNHGLLVGGSGVAQAFQEIHFLERACQAQVQALAGGCELHFPSLEVCAHTAEQFDRDEQDNIIDLAWEAALTLIESQRESYLS, encoded by the coding sequence GTGAGTAAGCCCACCCACATTGACCCGATCGAATGGCAATCTCGTTGTGAACTCGCGGCGTTGTATCGATTGATCGCGCACTTTCGCATGACCGACCTGATCGACACCCACATCACCCTGCGTATTCCGGGGCCGGAGCATCACTTCCTGATCAACCGCTACGGGGTGATTTTCGACCGCATGCGCGCTTCCGATCTGGTGCGCATCGATCAGGACGGACGCATCGTCGACCCTGAATACGCCGGGCATCGGGTCAACGCTGCCGGCTTCGTGATCCACTCGGCGATCCACATGGCGCGGCCGGAACTGAACTGCGTGATTCATACCCACACCGCTGCCGGCATGGCCGTCGCCGCGCAGAAACAAGGCCTGTTGCCGATCAGTCAGCACGCGCTGAAGTTCTACGGAAAACTCGCGTATCACACCTACGAAGGCATCGCGCTTTCGCTGGATGAGCGCGAGCGGCTGATCGCCGACCTCGGCCCGCACCGGGCGATGATCCTGCGCAATCATGGCTTGCTGGTCGGCGGTTCGGGCGTGGCCCAGGCATTCCAGGAAATTCACTTTCTGGAGCGTGCCTGCCAGGCGCAAGTGCAAGCGTTGGCCGGCGGTTGTGAGCTGCATTTCCCGTCGCTGGAAGTCTGCGCCCACACCGCCGAGCAGTTCGACCGCGATGAACAGGACAACATCATCGACCTGGCCTGGGAGGCCGCTCTGACCCTGATCGAATCCCAGCGCGAGTCCTATCTGTCATGA